In Pseudomonas glycinae, the DNA window CCAGCAGAACGGTATCGATGTCGGACCACGGTAATGAAGGCATGGCAACGTCTCGAACGGTAGAAAGATATCCGACGCAAACAATCGGAAAAGCCGCGTTATAGTAGCGCGTTCACGCCAAGGAGCTTTGCATGCGCCAGAAACCCACCGTACTTGCCCGCGAGATCGTCGCCACCAGCCGGCTGTTCTGCGTCGAAGAGCTGAAGCTGCGTTTCTCCAACGGCGTGGAACGTACCTACGAGCGACTGGTCGGCAAGGGCGCCGGCTATGGCGCGGTGATGATAGTAGCGATGCTCGATGCCGAGCACGCGGTGCTGGTCGAGGAATACTGCGGTGGCACCGACGAATATGAACTGTCGCTGCCCAAAGGCCTGATCGAACCCGGCGAAGACGTGCTGGCTGCCGCCGAACGCGAGCTCAAGGAAGAAGCCGGTTATGGCGCGCGACAACTGGAGCATCTGACCGAGCTGTCGTTGTCCCCCGGTTACATGAGCCAGAAGATTCAGGTGGTGCTGGCCACCGATTTGTACGAAGAACGCCTCGAAGGCGATGAGCCCGAGCCGATGCGTGTGGACAAGGTCAACCTGCGGGAGCTGTCGGCGCTGGCG includes these proteins:
- the nudE gene encoding ADP compounds hydrolase NudE, yielding MRQKPTVLAREIVATSRLFCVEELKLRFSNGVERTYERLVGKGAGYGAVMIVAMLDAEHAVLVEEYCGGTDEYELSLPKGLIEPGEDVLAAAERELKEEAGYGARQLEHLTELSLSPGYMSQKIQVVLATDLYEERLEGDEPEPMRVDKVNLRELSALAQNPNFSEGRALAALYLTRDLLTQRGFFQS